The following proteins are co-located in the Leptospira weilii genome:
- the wbjC gene encoding UDP-2-acetamido-2,6-beta-L-arabino-hexul-4-ose reductase, whose product MNVLITGANGFIGKNLTSQLIEKKEFKILSYTKESTEEELSQFIFEADFIFHLAGVNRPKDPLEFKTVNTDLTGYICNLLKKKKKKTPILFSSSIQAIMDNEYGKSKLEAEHILEGLQSENGNPVFILRLPNVFGKWSRPNYNSVVATFCYNIVRDLPVKINNPDTELTLVYIDDVIDEFLSILRNLPQNYDSNIISYEITLNQLYEMVCSFKRSRQDLTIPNVGTGLMRALYATYTSYLDTNSFSYSIPQYKDPRGVFVEMLKTQDSGQFSFFTAHPGITRGEHYHHSKIEKFLVITGKAKFRFRHILTNEYFEIFTEGNFPQVVESIPGWTHDITNVGKDEMVVMLWASEIFDRSKPDTYSCKIDS is encoded by the coding sequence ATGAATGTTTTAATAACGGGAGCGAACGGTTTCATTGGGAAAAATTTAACTTCTCAACTGATTGAAAAAAAAGAGTTTAAGATTCTTTCTTACACAAAAGAATCTACGGAAGAGGAATTGTCTCAATTTATTTTCGAGGCGGACTTCATTTTTCACTTAGCGGGAGTGAATCGTCCCAAGGACCCGTTAGAGTTCAAAACAGTAAATACGGATTTGACCGGATATATCTGTAATTTATTAAAAAAGAAAAAGAAAAAAACTCCTATCCTTTTTTCGTCTTCGATTCAGGCCATAATGGATAATGAATATGGAAAAAGCAAATTGGAGGCCGAACATATACTGGAGGGGCTGCAATCCGAAAACGGAAATCCGGTTTTTATATTACGTTTACCTAATGTTTTTGGAAAATGGAGCCGCCCCAATTACAATTCCGTAGTCGCTACTTTTTGCTACAACATTGTTAGGGATCTGCCGGTAAAAATCAACAATCCGGATACTGAACTAACTTTAGTATATATTGATGACGTAATAGATGAATTTTTAAGTATTTTAAGAAATCTTCCCCAAAATTACGATTCTAACATTATTTCTTATGAAATAACCTTAAACCAACTCTATGAGATGGTGTGTTCTTTTAAACGGAGTCGCCAAGATTTAACGATTCCAAATGTCGGAACCGGTTTGATGCGCGCTCTGTATGCGACTTATACCAGTTACTTGGATACGAATTCTTTTTCATATTCTATCCCTCAGTATAAGGATCCAAGAGGAGTTTTTGTAGAAATGCTTAAAACTCAAGATTCCGGTCAGTTTTCTTTTTTTACGGCGCACCCCGGAATCACCCGTGGGGAACACTATCACCATAGTAAAATTGAGAAATTTCTCGTAATTACCGGAAAAGCGAAATTCCGCTTTCGGCATATTCTAACAAACGAATATTTTGAGATTTTTACGGAAGGGAATTTTCCACAAGTTGTGGAATCCATTCCCGGGTGGACGCACGACATAACGAATGTAGGAAAGGATGAGATGGTGGTAATGCTTTGGGCAAGCGAGATTTTCGACAGATCCAAGCCGGATACGTATTCTTGTAAAATCGATTCATGA
- a CDS encoding polysaccharide biosynthesis protein, translating into MFKSKSLLITGGTGSFGKAVLDRFLQSDINEIRIFSRDEKKQDDLRKRYNHSKLKFFIGDVRDLDSVRSAFRGVDYVFHAAALKQVPSCEFHPLEAVKTNVLGTENVIEAAIQCSVKKVVCLSTDKAVYPINAMGISKAMMEKVMVAKSRSIENSDMIVCGTRYGNVMASRGSVIPLFIEQIQNNKPLTITDPNMTRFMMSLEDAVELVLYAFQNGNNGDIFVQKAPAATISTLSKALLELFKKVNHPVEVIGTRHGEKLYETLLSREEMANVEDMTDYYRIPPDLRDLNYGKFIDQGEKKISSLEDYNSHNTERLNLDGMKDMLLKLQFIRNIIEGRPAEITD; encoded by the coding sequence ATGTTTAAAAGCAAATCTCTTTTAATAACGGGTGGAACCGGTTCCTTCGGAAAAGCGGTTCTTGATCGATTTTTACAGAGCGATATTAACGAAATTAGAATCTTCAGTAGAGACGAAAAGAAACAGGACGATTTAAGAAAGAGATATAATCATTCCAAACTGAAATTTTTTATCGGAGACGTCAGGGATTTGGATTCGGTTCGCAGCGCCTTCCGGGGAGTTGACTATGTATTTCACGCTGCCGCATTGAAGCAAGTCCCGTCCTGCGAATTTCATCCTTTAGAAGCCGTCAAAACAAATGTACTCGGAACTGAAAATGTAATAGAGGCCGCCATTCAATGCAGTGTCAAAAAAGTAGTTTGTTTGAGCACCGATAAGGCGGTTTATCCCATCAATGCAATGGGCATATCAAAAGCCATGATGGAAAAAGTCATGGTCGCTAAGTCTAGAAGCATCGAAAACTCGGATATGATCGTCTGCGGAACTCGTTACGGAAACGTGATGGCTTCCCGCGGGTCCGTGATTCCACTTTTTATAGAACAAATCCAAAATAATAAACCGCTTACTATAACGGATCCGAATATGACTCGATTTATGATGTCTTTAGAGGATGCGGTGGAACTCGTATTGTACGCGTTTCAAAATGGAAATAACGGCGACATTTTTGTTCAAAAAGCGCCCGCTGCGACCATTTCTACTTTGTCGAAAGCGTTATTGGAATTATTCAAAAAAGTGAATCATCCCGTTGAGGTCATAGGGACTCGTCATGGGGAAAAACTCTATGAAACTCTCTTAAGCCGCGAAGAAATGGCGAATGTAGAGGATATGACGGATTATTATAGAATTCCTCCCGATTTAAGAGATTTAAATTATGGAAAGTTTATCGATCAGGGCGAGAAAAAAATCTCATCCTTGGAAGATTACAATTCGCATAACACAGAGAGACTGAATCTGGATGGGATGAAGGATATGTTATTAAAACTGCAGTTTATTAGGAATATAATAGAAGGAAGACCGGCTGAGATAACCGATTGA